A part of Vibrio sp. B1FLJ16 genomic DNA contains:
- a CDS encoding glycosyltransferase family 2 protein → MLPSISVVIPAKNEQGNIGKLVKEIHNSLKACPEFEIVITDDGSTDNTVQEALDAAQECGCDLQVVSHEKSCGQSTAVLTAVKHAKGEWIITSDADGQNDPSDMPGMLELAAQVKNLHFCIAGYRAKRLDTTWVRFQSKVANTIRHALLGDGVPDSGCGLKVIPKATYLRLPYFDHMHRFLPALIKSLDGEIVVHQVAHRDREVGTSNYNAWNRAWVGIVDLLGVIWLQRRTKTPTVKAVSCVNSK, encoded by the coding sequence ATGTTGCCGAGTATATCAGTCGTTATTCCTGCCAAAAATGAACAAGGAAATATAGGAAAGTTAGTTAAAGAAATTCATAACAGCTTGAAGGCTTGCCCTGAATTTGAAATTGTGATTACTGATGATGGCAGCACCGATAACACGGTGCAGGAAGCGCTAGATGCCGCACAGGAGTGCGGTTGTGATTTGCAAGTCGTCAGTCATGAGAAAAGTTGCGGACAAAGCACCGCAGTTTTAACAGCGGTCAAACACGCGAAAGGTGAGTGGATTATCACATCAGATGCTGATGGTCAGAACGACCCATCAGACATGCCGGGGATGTTAGAGCTAGCTGCTCAGGTTAAAAATCTTCACTTCTGTATCGCAGGTTATAGAGCAAAGCGTTTGGATACTACCTGGGTTCGTTTCCAATCTAAGGTCGCTAATACAATCCGGCATGCTCTATTAGGAGATGGTGTACCAGACTCCGGTTGTGGTCTAAAAGTCATCCCTAAAGCGACTTACCTGCGATTACCATACTTTGACCATATGCACCGTTTTCTGCCCGCGCTGATCAAATCACTTGATGGTGAGATTGTGGTTCATCAGGTAGCACACAGAGATCGGGAAGTCGGAACATCAAATTACAACGCCTGGAACAGAGCATGGGTCGGTATCGTGGATTTGTTAGGAGTCATTTGGTTGCAACGACGTACGAAAACCCCAACGGTTAAAGCTGTGAGTTGTGTGAATAGTAAATAA
- the pqiB gene encoding intermembrane transport protein PqiB → MSDENNTTAHIKPQKQISSVWVIPILALAMGAWMLFQYINSTGPQITLQLPTAEGIEAGKTEIRALNVKVGVITEVTLSKNYDHIIAKAQMNKDAKRMLRDDTMFWVVKPRIGRDGVSGLETLLSGAYIQLQPGKSEQEKEEFKVLDVPPVAAPDAEGLRLVLTHREAGKLGVGDPVIYKGFTVGRVEKTSFDVETRQALYQLFLFKPYDSLVRTGTKFWLNSGVDLQLNTEGFELKFGSLESLLTGGVTFDAIPGMDSGEPLTKDMESFRLYDDAKQLREGLYEEYIEFVMLFDESVRGLKAKAPVEYRGLRIGTVMRVPLRFPTQEESFSVKRIPVLVRIELGRLYEHFHMDSMEEHRDKLKQQFAKGLRATLKTGSLITGALYIDTDFYPDDKKYEPDEFLGLEVFPTMRGGFAQVQKQINDFLDKLNKLPMEDTLTSLNETLKTSERTLASAERVASSIDKLLNQNDTRQIPADIRQSLQQLQKTLDGYGPNSTMYNELESTLKELEKVMTEFKPVLKQLNDKPNALVFGEDEVSDPVPVRGQK, encoded by the coding sequence ATGAGTGATGAGAACAACACAACCGCTCACATCAAACCGCAAAAGCAGATTTCTTCTGTCTGGGTGATTCCCATCCTAGCTCTGGCAATGGGAGCATGGATGCTGTTCCAATACATCAACAGTACTGGTCCGCAGATAACATTACAGCTACCTACCGCAGAAGGAATTGAAGCGGGTAAAACAGAAATACGGGCACTCAACGTAAAAGTCGGCGTTATCACAGAGGTCACGCTCAGCAAAAACTACGACCACATCATCGCCAAAGCGCAGATGAACAAAGATGCAAAGCGCATGTTACGCGACGATACGATGTTCTGGGTCGTCAAGCCACGCATAGGCCGGGACGGTGTATCTGGCTTGGAAACCTTGCTTTCCGGCGCTTATATTCAGCTTCAACCGGGTAAATCAGAACAAGAAAAAGAAGAATTTAAGGTACTTGATGTACCTCCTGTTGCGGCACCTGATGCTGAAGGATTGCGACTGGTTTTAACTCACAGAGAAGCTGGCAAGCTTGGCGTAGGTGACCCGGTTATCTATAAGGGCTTTACTGTAGGTCGAGTAGAGAAGACCAGTTTCGATGTCGAGACCCGTCAGGCTCTTTATCAACTGTTTCTCTTTAAACCATACGATAGCCTGGTCCGTACCGGGACCAAGTTCTGGCTAAATTCCGGCGTAGACCTACAGCTCAATACCGAAGGTTTTGAATTGAAATTTGGATCACTCGAAAGCCTTCTTACAGGCGGTGTCACGTTTGATGCAATCCCCGGCATGGATTCTGGTGAGCCGTTAACAAAAGACATGGAGAGCTTCCGTTTATACGATGATGCTAAGCAGCTTCGCGAAGGCTTGTATGAAGAATATATCGAGTTTGTGATGTTGTTTGACGAATCGGTGCGTGGACTTAAAGCTAAGGCCCCTGTCGAATATCGTGGTCTTCGAATTGGTACGGTTATGAGAGTGCCTTTACGTTTCCCTACACAAGAAGAAAGCTTTTCAGTAAAAAGAATTCCGGTTTTGGTACGTATCGAATTAGGCCGCCTCTATGAACACTTCCACATGGATTCCATGGAGGAACACAGAGACAAGTTAAAACAGCAATTTGCCAAAGGTCTGCGTGCTACGCTCAAAACAGGTAGCCTGATTACCGGAGCCTTGTACATCGATACTGATTTCTATCCAGACGATAAGAAATACGAACCAGACGAATTTCTAGGCTTAGAAGTGTTTCCTACGATGCGTGGCGGATTTGCGCAAGTGCAGAAGCAAATTAATGACTTCCTGGACAAACTCAACAAATTACCGATGGAAGATACGCTTACCTCGTTAAATGAAACGCTGAAAACGTCAGAGCGCACACTCGCTTCAGCGGAACGAGTCGCAAGCAGTATTGATAAGCTGTTGAACCAAAACGATACTCGACAGATTCCGGCGGATATTCGCCAGAGTCTGCAACAGCTGCAAAAAACATTGGATGGTTATGGTCCTAACTCGACCATGTACAACGAGTTAGAATCAACACTCAAAGAGCTTGAAAAAGTGATGACCGAGTTTAAACCTGTACTTAAGCAACTGAACGATAAGCCAAACGCCTTAGTGTTTGGAGAAGATGAAGTCAGCGATCCCGTACCTGTCAGAGGGCAAAAATAA
- a CDS encoding glycosyltransferase family 39 protein, giving the protein MNPVVAKSRQVWQNEGYYQTLCFLLILAIIIIFSGIGLRDPWPADEPRFVEVAREMVQSGNWFFPMRGGELYPDKPPVFMWSMAVFYWLTGSLKATFMLPNAIVSLVALICCYDISAKLWNVKTARNVGLLLLLAPQFIIQSKAAQIDAMVAAWITIGMYGMLRHFFIKTSWTWYCVAWIFMGLGIITKGVGFLPALFLVPVLALHFSGNYSFNESVSWKLWLGPLFMLATIACWLLPMMALVETSHNPDFVAYRDNILFRQTGERYANSWGHIQPWHYFIVSVIPVMWFPLYFVFFNKNFWKQLRLSPVLVSLLAWIVLVVIFFSISPGKRGVYILPALPMMAILAGCAFSHQSWPLWTNKLLKALMLVLSVVLFVAAVLVALEVKSITKHLDDYQSALPYAAFFLVAAIIWTIVFFKSRTLPTIGAYGLALSLTWVWYSFAGYMLINPIRTPAKEIMAEAHKAIGEDGELGLTQFKEQFLLFSPVSLTHFSYLSNHLEQERNAWLWIKEKPNRYILTQSGREKECFDGSHAKKLGVAHRREWILLDESSSLDNCQPPESIKRYELHISEPYS; this is encoded by the coding sequence ATGAATCCCGTTGTCGCGAAGTCCAGACAAGTTTGGCAAAACGAAGGTTATTACCAGACTCTCTGCTTTTTGTTAATCCTCGCAATTATCATTATTTTTTCCGGTATAGGTTTGCGTGACCCCTGGCCTGCTGATGAGCCTCGCTTTGTTGAAGTCGCACGCGAAATGGTTCAGTCAGGGAACTGGTTTTTCCCGATGCGAGGTGGCGAACTTTATCCTGATAAACCGCCGGTATTTATGTGGTCGATGGCTGTATTTTACTGGCTGACAGGAAGCTTAAAAGCAACCTTTATGTTGCCGAATGCGATAGTTAGTCTGGTCGCATTAATTTGTTGTTATGACATTTCTGCCAAACTGTGGAATGTTAAAACCGCGCGAAATGTCGGCTTGTTATTATTACTTGCCCCTCAATTCATTATCCAGTCTAAAGCGGCTCAGATTGACGCTATGGTTGCGGCCTGGATTACTATTGGTATGTACGGGATGCTGAGACACTTCTTTATTAAAACCAGTTGGACTTGGTACTGCGTTGCCTGGATTTTTATGGGATTAGGTATCATCACCAAAGGGGTTGGCTTCCTTCCTGCTTTGTTTTTAGTGCCTGTCTTGGCTCTGCATTTTTCTGGTAATTATAGTTTTAACGAGTCGGTATCTTGGAAGCTATGGCTTGGCCCTTTATTCATGCTAGCTACGATTGCATGCTGGTTACTGCCGATGATGGCACTGGTTGAGACAAGTCACAACCCTGACTTTGTCGCTTATAGAGATAATATTTTATTTAGGCAAACTGGTGAACGTTACGCCAACTCTTGGGGACATATTCAACCGTGGCATTACTTTATTGTTAGTGTTATCCCGGTCATGTGGTTTCCGCTTTACTTTGTATTCTTCAATAAGAACTTCTGGAAACAATTACGTCTGTCTCCGGTGCTTGTCAGTTTGTTGGCTTGGATTGTACTGGTTGTGATCTTTTTTAGTATTAGCCCGGGCAAGCGAGGTGTCTATATTTTACCTGCGCTGCCTATGATGGCGATCTTAGCGGGCTGCGCTTTTAGCCATCAGTCCTGGCCTCTGTGGACCAACAAATTACTGAAAGCACTTATGCTGGTTTTGAGTGTCGTCCTATTTGTTGCTGCGGTGTTGGTTGCGCTTGAGGTTAAATCAATAACTAAACATTTGGATGATTACCAATCGGCATTGCCGTACGCAGCTTTCTTTTTAGTCGCGGCGATAATATGGACCATTGTATTCTTTAAGTCTCGCACGTTACCGACTATCGGGGCATATGGGCTTGCTCTGTCACTCACTTGGGTTTGGTATAGTTTTGCAGGTTACATGCTGATTAATCCTATCCGCACCCCTGCTAAAGAAATTATGGCTGAAGCTCATAAAGCGATTGGTGAAGATGGTGAGTTAGGTCTCACGCAATTTAAAGAGCAGTTCTTGCTGTTTTCACCGGTATCTTTGACTCATTTTAGTTACTTATCGAATCATTTAGAGCAAGAGCGAAACGCATGGCTGTGGATAAAAGAGAAACCTAACCGATATATTTTGACTCAAAGTGGGCGAGAGAAGGAATGTTTTGATGGCAGCCATGCAAAGAAGTTAGGAGTGGCGCATCGTCGAGAGTGGATTCTGCTTGATGAGTCGAGCTCTCTGGACAATTGCCAGCCGCCTGAAAGTATTAAAAGGTACGAGTTACATATAAGTGAGCCATACTCATGA
- a CDS encoding transglutaminase family protein has product MAQAESPEIRLAQEYCLDSLQIKRSENLRKYAQELFSDDQPVLKAASAFTHKIFTEFTFDPTATDVTTPTEQVLKEKRGVCQDYAQLAIGCLRSVGLAARYMSGYIETLPPPGQEKLIGADASHAWFAIFVPDLGWVEFDPTNDLIAHDQHIVTGWGRDYADLPPLQGVVFDGGETHSLNVSVDVARV; this is encoded by the coding sequence ATGGCTCAAGCTGAGAGTCCAGAGATCAGGTTAGCGCAGGAATATTGCCTAGACTCACTACAAATCAAGCGATCCGAAAATCTCAGGAAATACGCCCAGGAACTGTTCAGCGACGATCAGCCAGTGCTAAAAGCGGCATCGGCCTTTACTCATAAAATATTTACTGAGTTTACGTTTGATCCGACAGCAACTGACGTGACAACGCCGACGGAACAAGTTCTCAAAGAGAAACGGGGCGTATGTCAGGACTATGCCCAACTGGCAATAGGCTGCCTGCGTTCTGTCGGCCTTGCTGCGCGTTACATGAGTGGATACATCGAAACCCTGCCGCCTCCGGGTCAGGAAAAACTGATAGGTGCCGATGCTTCTCACGCCTGGTTTGCGATTTTTGTGCCTGATTTAGGCTGGGTCGAGTTTGACCCGACTAACGATCTCATCGCTCATGACCAGCATATCGTGACCGGCTGGGGACGCGATTACGCTGACCTTCCCCCACTACAGGGAGTCGTGTTTGATGGCGGCGAAACCCACAGCCTCAATGTTTCCGTGGATGTGGCCAGAGTTTGA
- a CDS encoding ABC-type transport auxiliary lipoprotein family protein, whose product MKRVLLLASALLAGCSSSPETTSSMYLLPQTGAQTLSSSASLDRPLLVVRPVELANYLNNSGIVYRTSESQVVQAKNNLWAQSISEQITQRVINDLRQKQNHYWPVKVHNLLDQSGELKLQLNLNRFNGNYQGNAELEGEWMLIDGNGKVKRRAQVKILMPLQDEGYDALVNALSSGLNNLTNNIAQQL is encoded by the coding sequence ATGAAACGTGTATTACTTCTGGCCTCTGCATTATTAGCAGGCTGCAGCAGCTCACCAGAAACGACCAGCTCAATGTACTTGTTACCACAGACAGGCGCTCAGACACTAAGTAGTTCGGCGTCACTAGACCGTCCTCTGTTAGTGGTACGCCCTGTCGAACTGGCGAACTACCTCAATAACAGCGGCATTGTATACCGAACATCAGAATCACAAGTCGTTCAGGCGAAAAATAATCTATGGGCACAAAGCATTTCAGAACAAATTACTCAGCGAGTGATTAATGATTTGCGCCAAAAGCAAAATCACTATTGGCCAGTGAAAGTGCACAACCTCCTCGATCAGAGTGGTGAGCTCAAACTGCAGTTGAATTTAAATAGGTTCAACGGTAATTACCAAGGCAATGCAGAGCTTGAAGGCGAATGGATGCTGATTGACGGAAATGGCAAAGTAAAACGCCGTGCTCAGGTGAAAATCCTGATGCCTTTACAGGACGAAGGCTACGATGCGTTGGTTAATGCACTTTCATCTGGTCTGAATAACCTCACAAATAACATTGCTCAACAACTTTAA
- a CDS encoding VTT domain-containing protein, translating into MKWIKLFLLITVGILIANQLDNPVLVHLTDKNWLVGYIQQNGMTGEIIIFFFSVVFLSFSGPKQAIALVFGYLFNISLGVTLTLLACVIAATLNYYSARFIFANWLYRRFPKKMVKFNSFSSRKPFYKILLLRLFPIGNNVVTNVLSGSVRVPFFAFISASILGYLPQIIIFALMGAGIHSSSNAMIYLSIFFGVISAVLTGFLYRDHIKSRVELLKMEEEL; encoded by the coding sequence ATGAAGTGGATAAAGCTTTTTTTACTGATTACTGTTGGGATATTGATTGCAAATCAACTTGATAATCCCGTCCTAGTTCATTTAACAGATAAGAACTGGCTTGTTGGTTACATCCAACAAAATGGTATGACCGGAGAAATAATAATATTCTTCTTCAGTGTGGTCTTTTTATCTTTTAGCGGGCCAAAGCAAGCTATCGCATTGGTATTTGGGTATTTATTCAATATCAGCCTGGGCGTTACGTTAACGTTATTAGCATGTGTTATTGCCGCAACACTGAATTATTATTCTGCCAGGTTCATATTCGCTAACTGGTTATATCGACGGTTTCCAAAGAAAATGGTTAAATTTAATTCATTTTCTAGTCGTAAGCCGTTTTATAAAATATTGCTGTTACGGTTATTTCCTATTGGAAATAATGTTGTGACTAATGTTTTATCAGGTAGTGTTCGTGTGCCTTTTTTTGCATTTATTTCTGCAAGCATACTTGGTTATCTCCCACAAATTATTATCTTTGCTCTTATGGGGGCTGGCATCCATTCGTCAAGTAATGCAATGATATACCTAAGTATTTTCTTCGGAGTTATCAGCGCTGTACTTACCGGATTTCTTTACAGAGATCATATTAAGAGCCGAGTTGAACTATTGAAAATGGAAGAGGAACTATGA
- a CDS encoding paraquat-inducible protein A, which translates to MNTQPNSQQLISCEECGLVVRIPDIEQGQKAQCPRCSHSLTRVNARPYQSVIAVSSACLIMLVLSISFPFMSFSVQGLSQEITLLHAAKMLAEFKNVLLGILLLATVIALPAIYISLILFLHLKALKVRNHQATRQQQRIAKVLCRILFRIEPWLMVDVFLIGVLVSLIKIASLADVGMGSSFWAFCIYTVLVVKCVSMVDRSWLWGHFIPPVKLPDINEGDTHHDHNHIGCHTCHQINHIDDKRCVRCQSTLHKFNPTDNLQKAWALLFASVIFYIPANLYPMMYTVSLGHSEGSTIMEGVILLWQLGSYPIAMVIFFASVFIPIAKMFALAWLYYQAQKARYLPPEESIARLKIYRLTEFIGRWSMIDIFVVAILVALVQLHNLMAIYPGPAALSFAAVVIFTMLSAMIFDSRLLWHSPQSNMQKPISNNLEEKAKYE; encoded by the coding sequence ATGAATACTCAACCAAACTCACAGCAGTTAATCTCATGTGAAGAATGTGGCCTTGTTGTCCGCATTCCTGACATTGAGCAAGGGCAGAAGGCTCAATGTCCGCGCTGCTCTCACTCGCTCACAAGAGTTAACGCCAGGCCTTATCAAAGTGTCATTGCGGTATCTTCCGCATGTTTGATCATGCTGGTGCTAAGTATTTCATTTCCGTTTATGTCATTTAGTGTGCAAGGTTTATCACAAGAAATTACACTTTTACATGCAGCAAAGATGCTGGCGGAATTCAAAAACGTGTTGCTTGGTATCCTGTTGTTGGCAACAGTTATCGCATTGCCTGCAATCTATATCAGCCTGATTCTTTTTCTTCATCTTAAAGCCCTGAAAGTAAGGAACCATCAGGCAACGAGACAACAACAACGCATAGCCAAAGTACTGTGCCGGATATTGTTCCGGATAGAGCCCTGGCTGATGGTCGATGTGTTTCTCATCGGAGTTTTAGTCAGCTTGATTAAAATTGCTTCTCTTGCTGATGTCGGCATGGGGAGTTCATTCTGGGCGTTCTGCATCTACACGGTTTTAGTTGTAAAGTGCGTTTCAATGGTAGACAGAAGTTGGCTGTGGGGGCATTTTATTCCGCCGGTAAAACTCCCGGATATAAATGAAGGCGATACCCATCACGATCACAACCATATCGGCTGTCACACATGTCACCAGATAAACCACATTGACGACAAGCGTTGTGTACGGTGCCAGAGTACTTTGCACAAATTCAACCCTACAGACAATCTGCAAAAAGCCTGGGCGTTGCTGTTCGCCTCAGTGATCTTCTATATCCCGGCCAACCTATATCCAATGATGTATACCGTCAGCCTGGGACACTCAGAAGGTTCAACCATCATGGAAGGGGTGATACTGCTCTGGCAACTAGGCTCCTACCCGATTGCTATGGTGATTTTCTTTGCCAGTGTATTTATACCAATTGCAAAAATGTTTGCTCTTGCCTGGCTGTATTACCAGGCACAAAAAGCACGATACCTTCCACCGGAAGAGAGCATTGCACGTTTAAAGATATATCGTTTGACTGAATTTATAGGCCGTTGGTCAATGATCGATATATTTGTTGTCGCTATTTTGGTTGCGCTGGTTCAACTGCACAATCTTATGGCGATTTATCCGGGCCCTGCTGCACTGTCATTTGCTGCGGTGGTCATTTTCACCATGCTTTCTGCCATGATTTTTGACTCACGTTTGTTGTGGCATTCTCCACAATCCAATATGCAGAAACCGATATCTAACAATTTAGAAGAGAAAGCCAAATATGAGTGA
- a CDS encoding extracellular solute-binding protein, whose translation MTKKLPFSVLAILTATSFQLNAAELPADIEWTSNNNEPLFASEEAVHGGTYRTYIQSFPQTLRSVGPDANSGLRQYLMDGTPKMAQRHPNTGKWIPQLAKAWAFGDDFKTVYFKLDETAKWSDGEKITADDYVFMMKYYTSKDIIDPWYNDFFTNSIVSVEKIDDYTIRVNLAVEQSHDSLMVMINMPSNGFQPRPKHFFEGEKDANNDGMPDNFVRKFNFKAEPTAAPYYLDDVKKGKSVTFKHVGEDWWGYNNRYYKNRYNVDKVRITVIRDPDIAMKHFEKGNLDYFEMVLPNYWHDKTNGDVYKNGYIQKYWGFNQAPQGAGGIWMNTAMPLLDNLEVRKGIMVATDFDGMIENIMRGDYSRKPHGLGFGHGGYDDPSNTPPKFDVNAAVKHFEQAGFDKIGADGIRVNDKGQRLSFAITYGYNSYTPRIAFLKEQAKLAGLEFTLNLVDGSSAFKYILEKKHQLAFLNMGSGEIPAYWEYLHSDNANKPQTNAHTNFSSPELDKLIEAYDSEFDQQKRYDLSHQIQDYVSEANIIIPGYMVPYSRVANWRWVKIPKNGMTKATEWVLHPMDVGNFWIDSDVKKETEKAMKNGDTFPEVSVVDDRYKL comes from the coding sequence ATGACCAAGAAACTACCGTTTTCAGTACTTGCGATATTAACCGCGACCAGCTTCCAGCTAAATGCGGCTGAATTGCCCGCTGATATTGAATGGACTTCAAATAATAATGAGCCCCTGTTCGCTTCTGAAGAAGCTGTTCATGGTGGCACTTACCGCACTTATATCCAAAGCTTCCCACAAACACTACGAAGTGTAGGCCCAGATGCAAACTCAGGTTTACGCCAGTATCTGATGGATGGCACGCCCAAAATGGCACAACGTCATCCCAACACGGGTAAATGGATTCCTCAACTGGCTAAGGCATGGGCGTTTGGGGATGATTTCAAAACGGTATATTTCAAATTGGATGAAACCGCAAAATGGTCCGATGGTGAAAAAATTACCGCAGATGACTATGTCTTTATGATGAAGTACTACACATCGAAAGACATTATCGATCCTTGGTACAACGACTTTTTCACCAACAGTATTGTCAGCGTAGAAAAGATTGACGATTACACTATCCGAGTTAACTTAGCCGTTGAACAGAGCCATGACTCTCTGATGGTGATGATCAATATGCCGAGTAATGGCTTCCAGCCTCGTCCAAAGCACTTCTTTGAAGGTGAAAAAGATGCCAACAATGATGGTATGCCGGATAACTTCGTGCGTAAGTTTAACTTCAAAGCAGAGCCTACAGCTGCGCCTTACTATTTAGATGATGTGAAAAAGGGTAAAAGCGTAACGTTCAAGCACGTTGGAGAAGACTGGTGGGGTTACAACAACCGTTACTATAAGAATCGCTATAACGTAGACAAAGTACGTATTACCGTGATTCGCGATCCTGACATTGCGATGAAACACTTCGAAAAAGGTAACCTGGATTACTTTGAAATGGTCTTACCGAATTACTGGCACGATAAGACAAATGGTGACGTTTATAAGAACGGCTATATTCAGAAGTACTGGGGTTTTAATCAGGCACCACAAGGTGCTGGCGGTATCTGGATGAATACTGCTATGCCTTTGCTAGATAACCTTGAAGTGCGTAAAGGCATTATGGTGGCTACTGATTTCGACGGCATGATAGAAAATATCATGCGTGGCGATTACTCTCGTAAGCCACATGGTTTAGGTTTCGGCCATGGTGGATACGATGATCCAAGCAATACACCACCTAAGTTTGACGTAAATGCAGCAGTTAAGCATTTTGAGCAAGCAGGCTTTGATAAAATTGGTGCAGATGGTATTCGTGTGAACGACAAAGGCCAGCGTCTGAGCTTTGCGATCACATACGGATATAACTCTTATACGCCGCGTATCGCTTTTCTGAAAGAGCAGGCGAAGCTGGCAGGTCTTGAGTTTACGCTTAACCTTGTTGATGGCTCGTCAGCGTTTAAGTACATCCTCGAGAAAAAGCATCAATTGGCTTTCTTGAACATGGGCTCAGGTGAAATTCCGGCTTATTGGGAATACTTACATTCAGATAATGCAAATAAACCTCAGACTAACGCGCACACTAACTTCAGCAGCCCTGAACTGGATAAACTGATTGAAGCGTATGACTCCGAGTTTGATCAGCAGAAACGCTACGATCTATCACACCAAATTCAAGATTATGTAAGTGAAGCAAATATTATTATTCCTGGATATATGGTGCCTTATTCGCGTGTAGCTAACTGGCGTTGGGTTAAGATCCCGAAAAATGGCATGACAAAAGCCACAGAGTGGGTTCTGCATCCAATGGATGTCGGTAACTTCTGGATCGACTCAGACGTGAAAAAAGAAACAGAAAAAGCGATGAAGAACGGCGACACTTTCCCTGAAGTCAGTGTTGTTGATGACCGTTACAAACTATAG